One part of the Streptococcus sp. oral taxon 431 genome encodes these proteins:
- a CDS encoding nucleotide disphospho-sugar-binding domain-containing protein, whose translation MKKIKIDVVIVPLSGHLYPTMNLLLPLLDNPQYEIRLFTGPQKKAVAEAAGFNVVTILEDHIEEFESAANNSEQLGIFSAYRQLSASLDLINLVSDQLIQEWTNHRPDIVIVDFITLSGGLVAEQMGIPWITTMATQFAIETTDGPPCFFGGMETPRNSWQVLEQFLARKITHLGKRIVTFLLRDRLRRYHFKLYNQKGQETIYSPYSILGIGMKEVELKKGFPKHYKWVGPSGASVEAGEDYPLDLSLFMERKKVLMTCGTQLAWAKENLIYQAKQLAKAHPDCHFFVTRGVGGEAFQCENLMENLSLVSYLPYKEYIPLMDYVIHHGGAGIFYQCIIYGKPALILPHDYDQFDYAVRGVEAGVAFSAKRDNSKEIGQAFEELLTKENWPELETLRQAAQSYHPTEMLESEIHRLLADKEKEK comes from the coding sequence ATGAAGAAAATCAAAATCGATGTTGTGATTGTTCCTTTAAGTGGACATTTGTATCCAACTATGAATTTATTACTACCTCTATTAGACAATCCTCAGTATGAGATACGTTTATTTACAGGTCCCCAGAAAAAAGCTGTTGCAGAGGCTGCAGGTTTTAATGTAGTTACCATACTTGAAGATCATATTGAAGAGTTTGAAAGTGCAGCCAATAACTCTGAGCAATTAGGAATTTTTTCAGCCTATCGGCAGTTGTCTGCTAGTCTTGATTTGATAAACCTAGTTTCGGACCAATTAATCCAAGAATGGACAAATCATCGTCCGGATATTGTTATAGTGGACTTTATCACACTATCTGGTGGCCTTGTAGCTGAGCAGATGGGGATTCCGTGGATAACAACTATGGCGACCCAGTTTGCGATTGAAACGACAGATGGACCTCCTTGTTTCTTTGGAGGAATGGAGACTCCCCGGAATAGCTGGCAGGTTTTAGAACAGTTTCTTGCAAGAAAAATAACTCATTTGGGGAAGCGGATAGTAACTTTTTTATTACGAGACCGCTTAAGGCGTTATCATTTTAAACTTTACAATCAGAAAGGCCAAGAAACTATTTATTCTCCCTATTCTATCTTAGGTATTGGTATGAAAGAAGTAGAATTAAAAAAGGGATTTCCAAAACACTACAAGTGGGTTGGTCCTTCTGGTGCTTCAGTTGAGGCAGGAGAGGATTATCCTTTAGATTTGTCTCTTTTTATGGAGCGAAAGAAAGTTTTGATGACTTGTGGGACACAACTAGCTTGGGCAAAAGAAAATCTTATTTATCAAGCTAAGCAACTTGCAAAAGCTCATCCTGATTGTCACTTTTTTGTAACTCGTGGTGTAGGTGGAGAGGCCTTCCAATGTGAAAATCTGATGGAGAATCTGTCCCTTGTTTCTTATCTTCCTTACAAGGAATACATTCCTCTGATGGACTATGTCATTCATCATGGTGGAGCAGGTATCTTTTATCAGTGCATTATTTATGGTAAACCAGCTTTGATATTACCTCATGATTATGATCAATTTGATTATGCCGTTCGTGGGGTTGAAGCCGGTGTTGCTTTCTCAGCTAAAAGAGATAATAGCAAGGAGATTGGGCAGGCCTTTGAGGAGCTGTTAACTAAAGAAAATTGGCCAGAATTAGAGACTTTGCGCCAAGCAGCACAGTCTTATCATCCGACGGAAATGTTAGAGAGCGAAATCCATCGTCTGCTAGCGGATAAGGAGAAAGAAAAATGA
- a CDS encoding NAD-dependent epimerase/dehydratase family protein translates to MKTVLVTGATGFLGKYVVEELVEHGYQVRAFGRNSKVGCSLENSSVSFFQGDLTKADDVLEACKGMDLVVHAGALSTVWGPWEDFYQANVLGTKYVLEACRQAGIQRLVYVSSPSIYAAPKDQLGIKESDAPEENNLNNYIRSKLASEKLFKDYSDVPSIILRPRGLFGIGDTSILPRVINLSQKIGIPLIGDGRQLMDMTCVENVALAIRLAIEAPEAKGEVYNITNGEPRAFRDLLEESLTGLGYPIKYRKIPASLLSGITSSLEFIYKTLNLKGEPPLTRYTYYLLRYSQTLDIRKAERDLGYHPKISISEGIEQYVQDYRKH, encoded by the coding sequence ATGAAAACAGTTTTAGTAACTGGAGCGACAGGTTTCTTGGGTAAATATGTCGTTGAAGAATTAGTCGAGCATGGCTATCAGGTTCGAGCTTTTGGTAGAAACAGTAAGGTTGGTTGCTCTTTAGAGAATTCTTCGGTTAGTTTTTTTCAGGGTGATTTGACCAAAGCTGATGATGTGCTAGAGGCTTGCAAGGGGATGGATCTGGTCGTTCATGCGGGAGCCCTGTCAACAGTTTGGGGTCCTTGGGAAGATTTTTATCAGGCCAATGTTTTAGGAACTAAATATGTTCTCGAAGCTTGTCGCCAAGCTGGGATTCAGCGTTTAGTCTATGTATCCTCACCTAGTATCTATGCTGCACCCAAAGATCAACTTGGTATTAAAGAAAGTGATGCTCCAGAGGAAAATAATCTCAATAACTATATCCGTAGTAAATTGGCTTCGGAGAAACTCTTTAAAGATTATTCAGATGTTCCTAGTATCATCCTGAGACCTCGTGGGCTTTTTGGGATTGGGGATACCAGTATTTTGCCACGAGTAATTAATCTGAGTCAAAAAATAGGAATTCCTTTGATTGGGGATGGGCGTCAGCTCATGGACATGACTTGTGTGGAAAATGTTGCTCTGGCAATCCGTTTGGCCATAGAAGCTCCAGAAGCTAAAGGTGAGGTTTATAACATTACTAATGGTGAACCGAGGGCTTTTAGAGATTTGCTAGAGGAAAGTTTGACAGGTCTGGGTTATCCAATCAAATATAGAAAAATTCCAGCATCTCTCTTATCAGGAATTACAAGTAGTTTAGAATTTATATACAAGACCTTGAACCTTAAAGGGGAGCCACCTCTAACTCGATATACCTATTATCTGCTTCGCTATAGTCAAACGCTGGATATTAGAAAGGCTGAGAGGGATTTGGGTTATCATCCGAAAATTAGTATTTCAGAAGGAATTGAACAATATGTCCAAGATTATCGAAAGCATTGA
- a CDS encoding 3-oxoacyl-[acyl-carrier-protein] synthase III C-terminal domain-containing protein → MTEVKRHLEIAGYGVCLPKNTVKFKDQTRYRVVENEETQLDLAEVAIQRALEKANLKIEDIDCLVSASAVGVQPIPCTAALIHERVAKGLSIPAMDINTTCTSFISALSTMSHLIEAGEYRRVLIVSSEVGSLGLNPKQKESYELFSDGAAAFIFQSSDKDKGVIASLQRTWSEGAHDTEIRGGLTSYQPKEYSEETKTNFMFDMKGKKILLLSARKIPGMFEEFQEKTQLALADVDYIIPHQASRALPLVMEKLGVDEEQYLNLVSDYGNMVSVSVPFGLAYALDHGYLKEGDTIFLMGTAAGMTVNMLALKL, encoded by the coding sequence ATGACAGAAGTAAAAAGACATCTAGAAATCGCAGGCTATGGAGTATGCCTTCCAAAAAATACGGTGAAATTTAAAGACCAGACCCGTTATCGTGTGGTTGAAAATGAAGAAACCCAGCTAGATCTAGCAGAAGTAGCGATTCAGCGTGCCCTTGAAAAGGCAAATTTAAAAATCGAAGATATTGATTGCCTTGTATCAGCTAGTGCGGTAGGTGTTCAGCCGATTCCTTGTACGGCAGCCTTGATCCATGAGCGCGTGGCAAAAGGGCTCTCTATCCCAGCTATGGATATCAATACGACTTGTACAAGTTTTATCTCTGCTTTATCAACCATGTCACATTTGATTGAAGCTGGGGAATACCGTCGTGTTTTGATTGTATCCAGTGAAGTTGGTAGCCTGGGTCTTAATCCAAAGCAAAAAGAAAGTTATGAACTCTTTAGTGATGGAGCGGCTGCCTTTATTTTCCAATCAAGTGATAAGGATAAGGGAGTAATTGCGAGTCTTCAACGTACTTGGTCAGAGGGAGCTCACGATACGGAGATCCGTGGAGGTCTGACTTCATATCAACCAAAAGAATACTCTGAAGAGACCAAGACAAATTTTATGTTTGATATGAAGGGCAAGAAAATTTTACTTTTGTCAGCTCGTAAAATCCCAGGTATGTTTGAAGAGTTTCAAGAGAAAACACAGTTGGCTCTAGCGGATGTAGACTACATCATTCCCCACCAAGCTAGTCGTGCTCTTCCTCTGGTTATGGAAAAACTAGGTGTTGATGAAGAACAATACCTTAACCTTGTTAGTGATTATGGAAATATGGTTTCAGTTTCTGTGCCTTTTGGTTTGGCTTATGCACTCGATCATGGCTATTTAAAAGAAGGAGATACCATCTTCTTGATGGGAACTGCAGCTGGTATGACGGTCAATATGTTGGCATTAAAATTGTAA
- a CDS encoding F390 synthetase-related protein → MKKITFLKTFFQTRWLHNFKSREALENYQKKQLAAYMDFLKRESPYFKNGVPSDFDHMDKAFMMSHFNELNTQGVDRDEALALAIESEKTRNFTELKGEIAVGLSSGTSGHRGLFITTEKERSMWAAAILAKMLPKGQLFGHRIAFFLRADNELYQTINTALIRLEYFDIFKNTDEHIERLNSYQPTIVVAPASMLIELSKRLKDGELVIHPQKIVSVAEILEDSDKERILSAFELPIIDQVYQATEGFLACTCSAGNLHLNEDIIFVEKHYLDDRRFYPVITDFKRSSQPVYRYQLNDILVENPNPCPCGSHYTRIDKVEGRSDDIFYFEGHDGGQVTIYPDFIRRCILFVENVGDYQVKQHSEKLVEVCLSRRDEQVETAITEQFRLLAQQKEFKEPEIQFSDYHWDTSRKLKRIQRL, encoded by the coding sequence ATGAAAAAAATAACCTTTCTTAAAACTTTTTTCCAAACTCGTTGGCTTCATAATTTTAAGTCTCGAGAAGCTTTAGAAAACTATCAGAAAAAGCAACTGGCTGCCTATATGGACTTTCTCAAACGTGAGTCACCTTATTTTAAAAATGGTGTACCTAGTGACTTTGACCATATGGATAAGGCTTTTATGATGAGTCATTTCAATGAGCTCAACACCCAAGGAGTGGATCGAGACGAGGCCTTGGCTTTGGCTATCGAAAGTGAAAAGACTCGAAATTTTACAGAGCTTAAAGGGGAAATAGCTGTTGGGCTGTCTTCTGGAACATCTGGACACCGGGGACTTTTTATCACAACTGAAAAAGAGAGAAGTATGTGGGCAGCAGCTATCTTGGCAAAGATGTTGCCCAAGGGCCAACTTTTTGGGCACCGCATAGCCTTTTTCCTCAGAGCGGATAATGAACTCTATCAGACCATCAATACGGCACTTATTCGTTTAGAGTACTTTGATATTTTCAAGAATACAGATGAGCATATAGAGCGTCTCAATAGTTATCAACCGACTATTGTAGTGGCACCTGCTTCTATGTTGATTGAATTGAGCAAGCGTCTAAAAGATGGGGAGTTAGTCATTCACCCACAAAAAATCGTTTCGGTGGCTGAAATCTTAGAAGATAGTGATAAAGAGCGAATTTTGAGCGCTTTTGAGTTGCCGATTATTGACCAAGTATATCAAGCAACCGAAGGTTTCCTAGCTTGTACTTGCTCTGCTGGGAATCTTCATCTCAATGAAGACATCATTTTTGTGGAAAAACACTACTTGGATGACCGACGTTTTTATCCAGTCATTACTGATTTTAAGCGAAGCAGTCAGCCTGTTTATCGCTACCAGCTCAATGATATTTTAGTTGAAAATCCTAATCCTTGCCCATGTGGCTCCCATTACACAAGGATTGACAAGGTCGAAGGTCGTTCTGATGATATCTTCTACTTTGAAGGACATGACGGAGGTCAGGTAACGATTTATCCTGATTTTATCAGACGTTGCATTCTCTTTGTGGAGAATGTTGGAGATTATCAAGTCAAGCAACACTCTGAGAAGCTAGTGGAAGTTTGTTTGAGTCGAAGAGATGAGCAAGTAGAAACAGCAATCACAGAGCAGTTCCGACTTTTGGCGCAACAAAAAGAGTTTAAAGAACCTGAAATACAATTTTCTGATTATCACTGGGATACAAGTCGTAAGCTCAAACGTATCCAACGTTTATGA
- a CDS encoding MBL fold metallo-hydrolase codes for MSKIIESIEYFPAGYCTSYAGLLFKGVKNRKMTFPAGVFLIKHREKGYLLYDTGYHYDIKRKLRYGLYRLGTPVQMTEKDQISHLLKDKGIKSEEINYVLLSHLHPDHLGGASFFPNANFILTQEVYDVYKKPKLKDLIFKEFLPTTFEERLTVIKADQQNANFKYRPTIDLFGDGSILVASIDGHAKGQACLFMPDYHLFIAADLCWGIDLLPYTKQMHLIPSLVQDSKADYIKGTELLEEVLKDGIEVLVSHDPVERIERILYEKNNLS; via the coding sequence ATGTCCAAGATTATCGAAAGCATTGAGTATTTCCCAGCCGGATATTGTACGAGTTATGCCGGTTTGCTTTTTAAGGGTGTCAAGAATAGAAAGATGACTTTTCCAGCGGGTGTCTTTTTAATTAAGCATAGAGAAAAGGGTTATCTGCTTTATGATACTGGCTATCACTATGATATTAAGAGGAAACTTCGTTATGGCTTGTACCGTCTAGGGACGCCAGTTCAAATGACGGAGAAAGATCAGATTTCGCACTTGCTAAAAGATAAAGGGATCAAGTCAGAAGAAATCAACTATGTCTTGTTATCTCATCTACATCCAGATCATCTGGGAGGGGCTAGCTTCTTTCCGAATGCAAACTTTATCCTGACCCAGGAAGTCTATGATGTTTATAAAAAACCAAAACTAAAAGATTTAATTTTTAAAGAATTTTTGCCGACTACTTTTGAGGAAAGGTTGACTGTTATTAAGGCGGATCAGCAAAATGCTAACTTTAAGTATCGCCCTACCATCGATCTTTTTGGAGACGGCAGCATCCTTGTAGCTTCTATTGATGGGCATGCTAAGGGGCAAGCCTGTCTCTTTATGCCAGACTATCATCTCTTCATCGCAGCAGATCTTTGTTGGGGAATTGACCTTTTACCCTATACGAAACAGATGCATCTGATTCCTTCCTTGGTGCAAGATAGTAAGGCTGACTATATCAAAGGAACAGAGCTCTTGGAAGAGGTTTTAAAAGATGGTATAGAAGTGCTAGTTAGCCATGACCCTGTAGAAAGGATTGAGCGGATTTTATATGAAAAAAATAACCTTTCTTAA
- the cls gene encoding cardiolipin synthase, which yields MGTRKLRLLMSKYGFSIAIILIELFVVFAVILYMSQIAPFVWVTLVFLVSVATVLAIVNRSMSPESKVTWLIVTFVPVFGPLLYIMFGERRLSKKEFKQLQELRSIASHEKREHSLHQILQETDKSAYGIINALLHMDSNAEVYDHTDSQFFANGEEMWQQMLEDLKRAEKFIFLEYYIVDEGLMWDSMLEILEEKAAQGVEVKMLYDDIGCMVTLPGDYTVHLRSKGIDAHKFNKVIPRMTVAYNNRDHRKILVIDGQIAYTGGINLADEYINQIERFGHWKDSGIRIDGPATQAFTRLFLMNWYINRGEISDFDQYHLENQTRPGGGLCIPYGSGPKPIYKMKVGKIVYQNLINQAEDFVYITTPYLIIDYDLTEDIKNAAMRGVDVRIITPFIPDKKLIQLVTRGSYPDLLSAGVRIYEYTPGFIHSKQMIVDDRFAVVGTINLDYRSLVHHYENAVLLYETPSIATIRNDFEDIFEESQEIFPGTIKPTWYQTLIKEVAQLFAPML from the coding sequence ATGGGAACTAGAAAATTGCGACTATTGATGTCCAAGTATGGTTTTAGCATTGCGATAATTCTGATAGAATTATTTGTAGTTTTTGCAGTCATTCTTTACATGAGTCAGATTGCTCCATTTGTTTGGGTTACTCTTGTATTTCTTGTCAGTGTGGCAACTGTTTTAGCCATTGTTAATCGTTCCATGTCTCCTGAGAGCAAGGTGACTTGGTTGATTGTCACTTTTGTCCCTGTTTTTGGTCCCTTACTTTATATCATGTTTGGTGAGCGTCGGTTATCAAAAAAGGAATTCAAACAACTGCAGGAACTTCGTTCCATTGCATCTCATGAAAAGCGAGAGCATAGTCTTCATCAGATCCTACAAGAAACTGATAAATCTGCCTACGGTATTATCAATGCCTTGTTACATATGGATAGTAATGCAGAGGTTTATGACCATACAGACTCACAATTCTTTGCTAATGGAGAAGAAATGTGGCAACAGATGCTCGAGGATTTGAAGAGGGCTGAAAAATTTATTTTTCTAGAATACTACATTGTTGACGAAGGTTTGATGTGGGATAGTATGCTTGAAATTCTTGAAGAAAAAGCTGCTCAGGGAGTCGAGGTCAAGATGCTCTACGATGATATTGGTTGTATGGTGACCTTGCCTGGGGATTATACCGTTCATTTGCGTTCTAAAGGGATTGATGCTCATAAGTTTAATAAGGTGATTCCTCGTATGACAGTGGCCTACAATAACCGTGACCACCGTAAGATTTTGGTTATTGATGGGCAGATTGCCTATACTGGCGGGATTAATCTTGCAGACGAATATATCAATCAGATTGAACGTTTTGGACACTGGAAAGATAGTGGGATTCGGATAGATGGTCCGGCGACTCAAGCCTTTACCAGACTATTTCTCATGAACTGGTACATCAACCGTGGAGAAATTAGTGATTTTGATCAATATCATTTGGAAAATCAGACACGACCAGGTGGTGGTCTTTGTATCCCATATGGAAGTGGCCCTAAGCCTATCTATAAAATGAAGGTGGGTAAAATCGTCTATCAAAATCTGATTAATCAAGCGGAAGATTTTGTCTATATCACCACGCCTTATCTCATTATTGATTATGATTTGACAGAGGATATAAAAAATGCAGCCATGCGAGGTGTAGATGTGAGAATTATAACTCCATTTATCCCAGATAAAAAGCTCATCCAGTTAGTAACTCGAGGGTCTTATCCTGATCTTTTGTCTGCTGGTGTACGTATCTATGAGTATACTCCTGGTTTTATCCATAGTAAGCAAATGATTGTTGATGATCGATTTGCGGTTGTTGGAACCATAAACCTTGATTATCGCAGCTTGGTTCACCACTATGAAAATGCAGTTTTATTGTATGAAACACCATCCATTGCAACTATTCGCAATGATTTTGAAGACATTTTTGAAGAGTCGCAAGAAATTTTTCCTGGAACAATCAAGCCTACTTGGTATCAAACATTAATCAAAGAAGTAGCTCAGTTATTCGCCCCTATGCTTTAA
- a CDS encoding iron-containing alcohol dehydrogenase: protein MATFYVPAVNLIGKGVVNEVGPYVKELGYTKALLVTDKYIESSDILPKILKPLDDEGIAYVIFSDVEPNPTCKNVMDGVAALKEHNCDFIISVGGGSPQDAASCISVIATNGGKPQDYEGLHKSAQKGLPVVAINTTAGTSAEITINYVITDEERKVKMVMVDKNSLALISVNDPELMVSKPQALTAATGMDALTHAVEALVTPGAYDVTKKLSIGAIELIKEYLPRAVENGHDIEAREGMVNAIFLGGMSFNNAGLGYVHSMAHQLGAVYNLPHGVCCAMLLPVVERENAKRVPVAFRNVAKALGMQIEGKSDEECAAYAISEIEKLSETVGIPKKLTELGIEEKDFDFEYLSKNALIDACAPGNPFMPTLEETIAFYKELF from the coding sequence ATGGCAACATTTTACGTTCCAGCAGTCAACCTTATTGGTAAAGGTGTGGTAAATGAAGTTGGTCCTTATGTTAAGGAGTTGGGTTATACTAAAGCTCTTTTGGTGACGGATAAGTATATCGAATCAAGTGATATCTTGCCAAAAATTTTAAAACCTTTAGATGATGAAGGAATTGCTTATGTTATTTTTAGTGATGTTGAACCTAACCCTACTTGTAAAAATGTCATGGATGGGGTCGCTGCTTTGAAAGAGCATAACTGTGACTTTATCATCTCTGTCGGTGGTGGCTCTCCACAGGATGCAGCTAGCTGTATTTCTGTAATCGCTACTAATGGCGGTAAGCCACAGGATTATGAAGGTTTGCATAAGTCTGCTCAAAAAGGCCTTCCTGTTGTAGCTATCAATACTACTGCAGGTACATCAGCAGAAATTACTATCAACTACGTTATCACTGATGAAGAACGTAAGGTTAAAATGGTAATGGTTGATAAGAACAGTCTTGCTCTTATCTCTGTTAATGACCCTGAATTGATGGTTTCAAAACCTCAAGCTTTGACTGCTGCTACGGGTATGGATGCTCTTACTCACGCTGTTGAAGCTTTGGTAACACCAGGTGCTTATGATGTGACTAAGAAACTCTCTATCGGAGCTATCGAGCTGATCAAAGAATATCTTCCACGTGCAGTAGAAAACGGACACGATATTGAAGCTCGTGAAGGTATGGTTAATGCTATCTTCCTTGGAGGAATGAGCTTTAACAATGCTGGACTCGGCTATGTTCACTCAATGGCTCACCAATTGGGTGCTGTCTATAACTTGCCTCATGGCGTTTGCTGTGCTATGCTTTTGCCAGTCGTTGAGCGTGAAAATGCCAAACGTGTACCTGTAGCCTTCCGTAATGTTGCTAAGGCCTTGGGTATGCAAATCGAAGGAAAATCAGATGAGGAATGTGCGGCTTATGCTATTTCTGAAATTGAAAAACTTTCTGAAACTGTCGGTATTCCTAAGAAATTGACAGAACTTGGTATCGAAGAAAAAGACTTTGACTTTGAATACCTTTCTAAGAATGCCTTGATTGATGCTTGTGCACCAGGTAATCCATTCATGCCAACTTTGGAAGAAACCATTGCTTTCTATAAGGAATTATTCTAA